A window from Bacillota bacterium encodes these proteins:
- a CDS encoding DedA family protein — MTAWLDRLFLQLTEAVAALGYWGVAIGMALESANIPLPSEIILPFGGFLASQGHLSFWGVVLAGTIGGTAGSSVSYFIGSVGGRPLVLRYGRYVGLGPEKLNLADRWFARYGEATVFLTRLVPVVRTFISLPAGISRMNFKRFVVYTFAGSLLWSIALTYVGFALGENWHELKPWFHRLDVVVVTLLAAAGLLWWWRFRR, encoded by the coding sequence GTGACGGCATGGTTGGACCGGCTTTTCCTGCAATTGACGGAGGCCGTCGCCGCCCTGGGTTACTGGGGAGTGGCGATCGGAATGGCCTTGGAGAGCGCGAACATTCCTTTGCCGAGCGAAATCATCCTGCCGTTCGGCGGGTTTCTGGCAAGTCAGGGCCACCTGAGTTTCTGGGGCGTGGTGCTTGCTGGAACCATAGGTGGAACGGCCGGTTCATCGGTTTCCTATTTCATCGGTTCGGTGGGTGGACGGCCGCTGGTACTTCGCTATGGCCGGTACGTCGGGCTCGGTCCGGAGAAGCTCAATTTGGCCGACCGCTGGTTCGCCCGATACGGTGAGGCCACTGTATTTCTAACCCGTCTCGTGCCGGTCGTCCGGACGTTCATCTCGCTGCCGGCGGGCATTTCCCGGATGAACTTCAAGCGTTTCGTGGTTTACACGTTTGCCGGATCACTGCTCTGGAGCATCGCCCTGACGTACGTGGGCTTTGCGCTCGGGGAAAACTGGCACGAGCTGAAACCGTGGTTCCACCGCCTGGACGTGGTGGTGGTAACACTCCTGGCCGCCGCCGGGCTGCTCTGGTGGTGGCGGTTCCGCCGGTAG
- a CDS encoding cyclin family protein codes for MKWRRASAELRRKLGEFAEEVVFLREAASAQEVYFAQLDEDLQALDDDLVIERCFEWFIFDYPLSSGQSLIELFGEVCGSKLPFTQAMLLVLWQEARSSFFEVKAVYPGKGVALEHLVSGKKVYVRERGVRDDIVPGSVLYVRLLKVGEEHEFSTSAIGVAAVFKAELADWLKKDFQKWKRARRPGEDRTWNSYLRLQAHRLNGHIIRLGLGLSAPAPFWGRDDGSATVPSLLSFLQGDTLRQVCATNEGREQVEELLRLIQGAEEIRKVRRFLRAGRSRPAPGMPRDRGFDGFAWPEETYAEVASQIASGLENLGYSREDTKSTALRLWHDFCCLERPYLRKPPAWTAAVIYAAIHREGRKKVSQHRLARLYGVSASSVSNNFRRLCQALPPQRGVPMPSTELMKIEPLIHRILHDLKS; via the coding sequence GTGAAGTGGCGCCGGGCCAGCGCCGAACTCCGGAGAAAGCTGGGAGAGTTTGCCGAAGAAGTTGTGTTTTTGCGGGAAGCGGCCTCAGCCCAGGAGGTTTACTTTGCGCAACTGGACGAAGATCTTCAGGCCCTGGATGATGACCTGGTAATCGAGCGGTGCTTCGAATGGTTTATTTTCGACTATCCTCTTTCGAGCGGGCAGTCGTTGATTGAATTATTCGGCGAGGTTTGCGGATCAAAACTGCCGTTCACGCAAGCGATGCTGTTGGTACTCTGGCAAGAGGCACGCAGCAGTTTCTTTGAAGTTAAAGCAGTCTACCCCGGCAAGGGAGTAGCCTTGGAACACCTGGTTTCCGGGAAGAAGGTTTATGTCCGGGAACGGGGAGTCCGGGACGACATCGTGCCCGGCAGCGTTCTGTACGTGCGGCTGCTCAAGGTGGGGGAAGAACACGAGTTTTCGACCAGTGCCATCGGTGTGGCGGCCGTGTTCAAGGCCGAGTTGGCGGACTGGCTGAAAAAGGACTTCCAGAAGTGGAAGCGGGCCCGCCGCCCCGGTGAGGACCGCACCTGGAACAGCTACCTGCGTCTGCAGGCGCACCGGCTGAACGGGCATATCATCCGCCTGGGACTGGGCTTGAGCGCCCCGGCGCCTTTTTGGGGACGGGATGACGGGTCGGCAACAGTTCCTTCGTTGCTGTCCTTTCTCCAGGGGGACACCTTAAGACAAGTATGCGCCACCAACGAGGGGCGGGAGCAGGTGGAGGAGTTGCTCCGCCTGATCCAGGGTGCTGAAGAAATCCGCAAGGTCCGCCGGTTCCTGAGGGCGGGCCGCTCACGGCCAGCGCCGGGGATGCCGCGCGACCGGGGCTTCGACGGTTTCGCCTGGCCTGAGGAAACCTATGCCGAGGTGGCTTCTCAGATCGCATCCGGCCTCGAGAACCTGGGGTACAGCCGGGAGGACACCAAGAGCACGGCTCTGCGCCTGTGGCACGACTTCTGCTGCCTGGAACGCCCTTACTTGAGGAAACCCCCGGCCTGGACGGCGGCGGTGATTTACGCGGCCATCCACAGGGAGGGCCGGAAGAAAGTCAGCCAGCACCGGCTGGCCCGGCTGTACGGCGTTTCGGCCTCTTCCGTCTCGAACAACTTCCGCAGGCTCTGTCAAGCGCTGCCACCGCAGCGGGGTGTGCCCATGCCCAGCACCGAACTGATGAAGATCGAACCCCTGATTCACCGGATACTGCACGACCTCAAATCCTAG